In Streptomyces sp. NBC_00569, a single genomic region encodes these proteins:
- a CDS encoding TetR/AcrR family transcriptional regulator produces the protein MATGRTDPQRRERILAATLDHIAEEGVAGVSHRKIALRADVPLGSMTYHFAGIDDLLREAFTRFADEIVAVFERHLADVGTPERAREAVTDLIHALSAGSRRDLVLTHELYALAARRDEYRELTHAWMARSRDLLERHFDADTARQLDALIEGLVLHRSLDTAPQSRELTRAAVRRMTSG, from the coding sequence ATGGCCACCGGACGCACGGACCCGCAGCGGCGCGAGCGCATCCTCGCCGCCACCCTCGACCACATCGCCGAAGAGGGCGTCGCCGGGGTCTCCCACCGCAAGATCGCCTTACGCGCCGACGTGCCGCTCGGCTCGATGACCTACCACTTCGCCGGCATCGATGACTTGCTGCGCGAGGCCTTCACCCGGTTCGCCGACGAGATCGTGGCGGTGTTCGAGCGGCACCTGGCCGACGTCGGCACCCCCGAGCGGGCCCGCGAAGCCGTCACCGACCTCATCCACGCCCTGTCCGCAGGTTCACGTCGCGATCTCGTCCTCACCCACGAGCTCTACGCCCTCGCCGCCCGCCGCGACGAGTACCGCGAACTCACCCACGCCTGGATGGCCCGCAGCCGCGACCTCCTGGAGCGGCACTTCGACGCGGACACCGCCCGCCAGCTGGACGCGCTGATCGAGGGGTTGGTCCTGCACCGCTCCCTCGACACCGCCCCGCAGAGCCGCGAACTCACCCGGGCGGCCGTGCGGCGCATGACCTCCGGCTGA
- a CDS encoding alpha-hydroxy-acid oxidizing protein: MTQQFGDYQHEIYFNALGGVVPELPMAFAELEQRAGEALAPSVWSYVAGGAGDEFTQRENVTAFEQWGLIPRMFVGASRRDLSVDLFGLKLDSPLFMCPIGVIGLCGQGGHGDLATARAAARTGVPMVASTLSADPMEDVAKEFGDTPGFFQLYTPTDRDLAESLVSRAEAAGFKGIVVTMDTWVTGWRPRDLSTGNFPQLRGHCLSNYTSDPVFRSRLPQGRADDTQAVVMQFASVFGNPLTWDDLPWLRSLTNLPLIIKGLCHPEDVRRAKDGGVDGVYCSNHGGRQANGGLAAIDALPDVVEAADGLPVLFDSGVRSGADVVKALALGATAVGIGRPYAYGLALGGVDGIVHVLRSLLAETDLIMAVDGYPTLADLTPQALHRRR; the protein is encoded by the coding sequence ATGACACAGCAGTTCGGTGACTACCAGCACGAGATCTACTTCAACGCGCTCGGGGGCGTCGTCCCCGAGTTGCCCATGGCCTTCGCGGAACTGGAGCAGCGGGCCGGCGAGGCGCTCGCGCCGTCCGTGTGGTCGTACGTCGCGGGTGGCGCGGGCGACGAGTTCACCCAGCGCGAGAACGTCACCGCGTTCGAACAGTGGGGGCTCATACCGCGCATGTTCGTCGGAGCGAGCCGGCGGGACCTGAGCGTCGACCTCTTCGGACTGAAGCTCGACAGCCCCCTGTTCATGTGCCCCATCGGAGTGATCGGGCTCTGCGGCCAGGGCGGGCACGGGGACCTCGCGACGGCACGGGCCGCCGCGCGCACGGGAGTTCCGATGGTGGCCTCCACCTTGTCCGCGGACCCCATGGAGGACGTGGCCAAGGAGTTCGGCGACACCCCCGGCTTTTTCCAGCTCTACACGCCGACCGACCGCGACCTCGCCGAGAGCCTCGTCAGCCGCGCGGAGGCGGCCGGCTTCAAGGGGATCGTCGTCACCATGGACACCTGGGTCACCGGCTGGCGGCCCCGCGACCTGTCCACCGGCAACTTCCCCCAGCTGCGCGGCCACTGCCTCAGCAACTACACCTCCGACCCGGTCTTCCGCTCCCGGCTCCCGCAGGGCCGCGCCGATGACACGCAGGCCGTCGTCATGCAGTTCGCGAGCGTCTTCGGCAACCCCCTGACGTGGGACGACCTCCCCTGGCTGCGCTCGCTCACCAACCTTCCGCTGATCATCAAGGGGCTGTGCCACCCCGAGGACGTACGACGCGCCAAGGACGGCGGCGTCGACGGCGTCTACTGCTCGAACCACGGCGGACGGCAGGCCAACGGAGGACTCGCCGCCATCGACGCCCTGCCCGACGTGGTGGAGGCCGCCGACGGTCTGCCCGTCCTGTTCGACTCGGGCGTGCGCTCCGGAGCCGATGTGGTCAAGGCGCTCGCCCTCGGCGCGACGGCGGTCGGTATCGGCCGCCCCTATGCCTACGGACTCGCCCTCGGCGGCGTCGACGGCATCGTCCACGTACTGCGGTCCCTGCTCGCGGAGACCGACCTGATCATGGCCGTCGACGGCTACCCGACGCTCGCCGACCTCACTCCGCAGGCGCTGCATCGCCGGCGCTGA
- a CDS encoding YihY/virulence factor BrkB family protein yields the protein MSWPRLWAALRRTPVSMWNDDVSDWAAALTYYAILALLPAMLVTVSLIGLVSPATTDALIAHVTAWAPAESGTALHGTLRHMAHERSAALTVTVAGAVSALWSASSYSAVFRRALHTLHGVRDTRPVWRKAHRILLTACTLLALLVASALVLVLSGSLARSLGHWLGLGDTVAAAWNFLKWPALLCLVALLVLVLFRSGPPAARGWRHGLPGGLLAALIWLVASAGFTFYASQLGTYSKLYGSLAGGVVFLVWLWVSNLALLAGAQFGVELDRAAPHAPEVSAGDAAPAE from the coding sequence ATGTCCTGGCCCCGGCTGTGGGCGGCGCTGCGTCGCACGCCGGTGTCGATGTGGAACGACGACGTGTCGGACTGGGCCGCGGCGTTGACGTACTACGCGATCCTCGCCCTCCTGCCCGCCATGCTCGTGACCGTCTCGCTCATCGGTCTGGTCAGCCCGGCGACGACGGACGCCCTGATCGCGCATGTGACGGCCTGGGCGCCCGCCGAGTCGGGCACCGCCCTGCACGGGACACTGCGCCACATGGCACACGAGCGTTCCGCGGCGCTCACCGTGACGGTCGCCGGCGCCGTCAGTGCCCTGTGGTCGGCGTCGAGCTACTCGGCGGTGTTCCGCCGGGCCCTGCACACGCTGCACGGCGTCCGCGACACCCGGCCCGTGTGGCGCAAGGCCCACCGCATCCTGCTGACCGCCTGCACCCTGCTCGCGCTCCTCGTGGCCAGCGCGCTCGTCCTCGTGCTCAGCGGATCCCTCGCCCGGTCCCTCGGGCACTGGCTCGGGCTCGGCGACACGGTCGCCGCGGCCTGGAACTTCCTCAAGTGGCCTGCCCTGCTGTGCCTGGTGGCGCTGCTCGTCCTGGTCCTGTTCCGCTCGGGGCCGCCCGCCGCCCGAGGGTGGCGGCACGGCCTGCCGGGTGGTCTGCTGGCCGCGCTGATCTGGCTCGTGGCGTCGGCCGGCTTCACGTTCTACGCCTCGCAGCTCGGCACCTACAGCAAGCTCTACGGCTCCCTGGCGGGGGGCGTCGTGTTCCTCGTCTGGCTGTGGGTGTCGAACCTGGCGCTGCTGGCCGGGGCCCAGTTCGGCGTCGAGCTGGACCGGGCCGCGCCCCACGCGCCCGAGGTCAGCGCCGGCGATGCAGCGCCTGCGGAGTGA